The following proteins are encoded in a genomic region of Ferrimicrobium acidiphilum DSM 19497:
- a CDS encoding MFS transporter, translating to MVEAARARAPHSGLALLVIVIGVLITAVDTTIVVLALPEIQRSLHIGISSIIWVIIGYLLVITLLATQLGRLGDMFGRVRMYELGFLVFIVGSLLCALAWNEASIIGFRLLQGVGGALVAANSGAVIADTFPPEQRGKAYGYNAIGWNIGAVLGVLLGGLIVTYFSWRWIFWINVPIGLVALAVAIKVLRDHGEREKRRLDYLGTTTLGLGLFGILWGLTKLTSESLNASIIEFVIAGVILLGVFALVEQRQKEPMLNLSLFRVPTMSPTLLASLFQGLASFSVLYLLLMYLQGVRGYSPLHASLLLLPGYVVGGVVGPIGGRLADRYGAVWPATVGLVLQMVALVIYAQLGTGSAIWILSGAYVIGAVGSGGFYPANNAAVMKAAPAGSFGIASGMLRTFANIGMVFSFAAAIVVASGTISKRQAFAIFVGTSKLSAHIGTEFTSGIHNAFYLSVVLMAIAAMFSATNLKHHFSGKKTNSSNFPPKTVTPSP from the coding sequence ATGGTTGAGGCTGCGCGAGCGAGAGCGCCCCACAGCGGACTCGCGTTGTTGGTGATCGTCATCGGAGTGCTGATTACCGCGGTAGATACCACCATTGTCGTCTTGGCCCTGCCTGAGATACAGCGCAGCCTGCATATTGGAATCAGCTCGATCATTTGGGTGATCATCGGTTATCTGTTGGTGATTACCTTGCTTGCCACCCAGCTTGGACGATTGGGCGACATGTTTGGTCGCGTTCGGATGTATGAACTTGGGTTCTTGGTGTTCATCGTTGGCTCGCTGTTGTGCGCGTTGGCTTGGAATGAAGCCTCTATCATCGGCTTTCGACTGCTTCAGGGCGTAGGAGGGGCGCTGGTAGCCGCTAACTCCGGCGCGGTCATAGCAGACACCTTTCCTCCCGAACAGCGAGGTAAGGCCTATGGTTACAATGCTATTGGTTGGAACATTGGCGCGGTACTTGGGGTCCTGCTTGGTGGTTTGATCGTTACCTATTTCTCTTGGAGGTGGATCTTCTGGATTAACGTCCCGATTGGATTGGTGGCGTTAGCGGTCGCCATCAAGGTGCTTCGTGATCATGGTGAACGCGAGAAGAGACGGCTCGACTATCTCGGTACCACCACCCTTGGGCTCGGACTCTTTGGTATCCTATGGGGGCTCACGAAGTTGACTAGTGAATCTTTGAACGCCTCAATCATTGAGTTTGTGATCGCCGGCGTGATCCTCCTTGGCGTCTTTGCCCTCGTCGAGCAGCGTCAAAAAGAGCCGATGTTGAATCTGTCGCTCTTTCGGGTTCCTACCATGTCCCCGACCCTGCTCGCCTCTCTGTTTCAGGGGTTGGCAAGCTTTTCGGTGCTATATCTCTTGCTGATGTACCTACAAGGGGTTCGAGGATACTCACCTTTGCATGCATCGCTTTTGCTGCTTCCCGGCTATGTGGTCGGTGGGGTGGTCGGTCCCATCGGTGGACGGTTAGCCGATCGCTATGGGGCTGTTTGGCCCGCTACCGTGGGCCTAGTGCTCCAGATGGTCGCTCTCGTCATCTACGCCCAGCTTGGGACTGGATCGGCAATTTGGATCCTGTCTGGAGCCTACGTGATCGGGGCGGTTGGCTCTGGAGGGTTCTATCCGGCTAACAATGCTGCCGTCATGAAGGCGGCGCCAGCTGGTAGCTTTGGCATAGCCTCCGGCATGCTTCGTACTTTCGCTAATATCGGAATGGTCTTCTCCTTTGCCGCTGCAATCGTTGTTGCTTCGGGGACCATCTCGAAGAGACAGGCATTCGCTATTTTCGTCGGCACCTCTAAGTTGAGTGCCCACATCGGTACCGAATTCACCTCCGGGATTCATAATGCCTTCTACCTCTCCGTCGTGCTTATGGCGATCGCAGCAATGTTCTCGGCGACCAACCTGAAACACCACTTCAGCGGTAAAAAAACAAATTCTTCAAATTTCCCCCCCAAAACCGTCACCCCCTCCCCCTAG